A genomic segment from Candidatus Brocadia sinica JPN1 encodes:
- a CDS encoding 4Fe-4S dicluster domain-containing protein: MTLVHNWHLGRRMEYPYFESRPKRQFAAIFNINRCIACQTCTMACKSAWTYNKGQEHMWWNNVETKPYGGYPQSWDVKTLKLIDNGENTWYTDEKDEKLSPYGVYEGDTIFEAAAKKNINQWAVGYIPEDKEWRAPNFGEDVAKSNKPDEYSSLPEHSRWFFYIQRLCNHCTYPGCLAACPRKAIYKRKEDGIVLIDQKRCRGYRKCVEQCPYKKPMYRGLTRVSEKCIACYPRIEGKDPLTKGRPMETRCMAACVGQIRLQGFLDDNPKNPVTWLIRHDKLALPLYPQFGTEPNIYYIPPRWAPRSYLRQMFGPGVDEAIDKFMVPSRERLAVMSLFRMTQSIIFEYKIEEGPKVFETMIHGKKFELYNDTVIGYGEDGQEIVRTTIEEPVHIRDPKHYNSI, translated from the coding sequence ATGACATTAGTACATAACTGGCATTTAGGGAGACGTATGGAGTATCCCTATTTTGAATCCAGACCGAAGCGCCAATTTGCGGCTATTTTTAACATCAATCGGTGTATCGCCTGTCAGACGTGTACCATGGCCTGTAAGAGTGCATGGACTTATAACAAAGGACAGGAGCACATGTGGTGGAACAATGTGGAAACAAAACCGTATGGTGGGTATCCGCAATCTTGGGACGTTAAAACGTTAAAGTTGATTGATAATGGTGAAAATACCTGGTATACCGATGAAAAGGACGAGAAATTATCTCCTTATGGGGTATACGAGGGTGACACGATATTTGAAGCGGCCGCGAAGAAGAATATTAATCAGTGGGCGGTAGGGTACATTCCAGAGGATAAGGAATGGCGGGCGCCAAATTTTGGTGAAGACGTAGCAAAAAGTAATAAACCTGACGAATATTCATCGTTGCCGGAACATAGTCGTTGGTTCTTTTATATCCAAAGACTTTGTAACCATTGTACGTATCCGGGTTGTCTGGCTGCCTGTCCAAGAAAGGCTATTTATAAGAGAAAAGAAGACGGAATAGTTCTTATCGACCAGAAGAGGTGTAGGGGATACAGGAAGTGTGTAGAGCAATGCCCGTACAAAAAACCCATGTACCGGGGTTTAACGAGGGTAAGTGAAAAGTGCATCGCCTGTTACCCCAGAATTGAGGGGAAAGATCCATTAACGAAGGGGCGTCCGATGGAAACGAGGTGTATGGCTGCGTGTGTAGGACAGATTCGTTTGCAGGGATTTCTGGATGATAATCCGAAGAATCCGGTCACGTGGTTAATTAGGCATGACAAATTAGCATTGCCTCTTTACCCCCAGTTTGGAACAGAGCCTAACATATACTATATACCACCGAGGTGGGCACCAAGGTCTTACCTGAGACAGATGTTTGGTCCAGGTGTTGATGAGGCGATTGATAAATTTATGGTACCTTCCAGAGAAAGATTGGCGGTGATGTCGTTGTTCAGGATGACTCAATCCATTATATTTGAGTACAAGATTGAGGAAGGGCCAAAGGTATTTGAGACGATGATTCACGGTAAGAAGTTTGAGTTGTACAATGACACCGTTATTGGGTATGGTGAAGATGGGCAAGAAATTGTAAGAACAACGATAGAAGAGCCTGTTCATATCAGAGACCCAAAACATTACAATTCAATTTAG
- a CDS encoding TorD/DmsD family molecular chaperone, with product MEVDSSLLDQRVASRVDDLLARSAMYQILSACFLYPAEKNLSILRSPDFQEHEKELIPCYEGVDDGAELRRCLNEVRELSRITNIESLQGVYQCVVGHTMSKECPLYETQYGAAHVYQQVHELGDIQGFYKAFGLDVSDIEKERCDHISVEFEFMHFLLYKQAYALENHGDEKSQICVDAQKKFLKEHLGKWVPLFSVLFGRKAGEGFYCAVSALTKEFLRLEMKLMDVKTEMYKESDLNQEAVAGASDECLSCASSEDFSEE from the coding sequence ATGGAAGTAGACAGTAGTCTTTTAGATCAACGAGTTGCATCCAGAGTGGATGACTTGCTTGCGCGAAGTGCAATGTACCAGATTTTGTCTGCCTGTTTTCTTTATCCGGCAGAGAAAAATTTGTCAATATTGAGAAGTCCTGATTTTCAGGAACACGAGAAAGAGTTGATACCCTGTTACGAAGGTGTAGACGATGGTGCAGAGTTGAGAAGATGTTTGAATGAGGTTCGGGAGTTGTCTAGAATTACAAACATTGAAAGCTTGCAGGGAGTATATCAGTGCGTTGTCGGGCATACCATGTCGAAAGAATGTCCTTTGTATGAGACTCAATATGGCGCGGCGCATGTGTATCAGCAAGTGCATGAGTTAGGTGATATTCAAGGCTTTTATAAAGCTTTTGGGCTTGATGTTTCCGACATAGAAAAGGAACGATGCGACCACATTAGTGTAGAGTTTGAGTTTATGCATTTTTTGTTATACAAGCAAGCCTACGCCCTGGAAAACCATGGAGATGAAAAATCGCAGATATGCGTGGATGCGCAGAAGAAATTCTTGAAAGAGCATCTGGGGAAATGGGTACCCCTTTTTTCAGTTCTCTTTGGCAGGAAAGCTGGAGAAGGCTTTTATTGTGCCGTATCTGCTTTGACAAAAGAGTTTTTGCGATTGGAAATGAAACTCATGGATGTTAAAACAGAAATGTATAAGGAATCTGATCTCAATCAAGAGGCGGTGGCCGGAGCTTCAGATGAATGTTTGTCCTGCGCATCTTCTGAAGATTTCAGTGAGGAATGA
- a CDS encoding ethylbenzene dehydrogenase-related protein → MMKVYVLFKRYGIALLSCAFLSATLFAAEETAQGVKGVSEEEFTPAKEVLAVKYVEVGKPYHMDVESLQGFFKDAQAVTVPLQMQDKAFPNGGGSVKNAEVKGIHDGLAIYFKISWSDPTKNARAIAVQEFRDAVALMFPLGAVEITPAEHFSPRMGDREKPTNLWHWKADWEADLLVKGELEDVEAQYPNMHDDFNLNPYSAYYHRELITSVEVLSGGRAANNLLSQPGRGRTVEDLNAEGFGTLTTQAHQDVNGCSKYEDGVWTVIIYRSLITEDPHDVQFVPGGTTYFNMAVWNGNEKDRNGQKNISTQWHPATLERVAWQ, encoded by the coding sequence ATGATGAAAGTGTATGTGTTGTTTAAAAGGTATGGTATAGCCCTCTTGAGTTGTGCGTTTCTTAGCGCTACATTATTTGCTGCTGAAGAGACGGCGCAGGGGGTTAAAGGGGTGTCTGAAGAGGAATTTACTCCAGCCAAAGAGGTGTTGGCGGTAAAATACGTGGAAGTGGGTAAGCCGTATCATATGGATGTGGAATCATTGCAAGGTTTTTTTAAAGACGCGCAGGCAGTTACTGTTCCGCTCCAAATGCAGGATAAGGCATTTCCCAATGGTGGTGGATCGGTGAAGAATGCGGAAGTAAAGGGTATTCATGATGGTCTTGCAATCTATTTCAAGATATCATGGAGTGACCCTACAAAGAATGCCAGGGCAATTGCAGTTCAGGAGTTTAGGGATGCGGTGGCTTTAATGTTTCCGTTAGGCGCAGTTGAGATAACACCAGCGGAGCATTTTAGCCCGAGGATGGGGGATAGAGAAAAACCAACAAATCTCTGGCATTGGAAGGCAGACTGGGAGGCAGATTTGCTCGTTAAAGGTGAGTTGGAAGACGTAGAGGCGCAATATCCAAATATGCATGATGATTTTAATTTAAATCCTTACAGCGCATATTATCATCGGGAACTGATAACCAGTGTGGAGGTTTTATCGGGTGGAAGGGCTGCAAATAACTTGTTGTCTCAGCCAGGAAGAGGGAGAACGGTAGAAGATTTAAATGCAGAGGGTTTTGGTACCCTGACTACGCAAGCCCACCAGGATGTGAACGGGTGCAGCAAGTATGAGGATGGGGTGTGGACGGTAATTATCTATCGTTCGCTAATTACGGAAGATCCTCATGATGTACAATTTGTTCCCGGCGGAACTACGTATTTCAACATGGCGGTATGGAATGGTAATGAAAAAGATAGGAACGGGCAAAAAAATATATCTACTCAATGGCATCCCGCGACGCTGGAAAGAGTTGCTTGGCAATAA
- a CDS encoding c-type cytochrome codes for MGYFLSGKKLLICTFVVLGVFGVYSAAQALDVSPRDQVFLLSPKKTFEYYCSPCHGIKGKGDGTFFTIDLKPKPRNFTDVEYMKKRTDDQLIKSITEGSKAVEKSNLCPPWGKTLTEKRIKELVVYIRSFSAQETEKPVVAAKEAIVEEKKDGVFKSSVRWLFIGVITLALAGGAITEWKKLRNESSRC; via the coding sequence ATGGGATATTTTTTATCTGGGAAAAAATTACTGATATGCACATTTGTTGTGCTGGGTGTCTTTGGTGTCTATTCAGCGGCACAGGCGTTAGACGTTTCTCCTCGGGATCAAGTTTTTTTGCTGTCACCTAAGAAGACCTTTGAATATTATTGTTCACCGTGTCATGGGATAAAAGGGAAGGGAGACGGTACGTTCTTCACCATTGATTTAAAACCGAAGCCTCGAAATTTTACCGATGTAGAATACATGAAAAAGAGGACAGATGATCAGCTCATCAAGTCTATTACCGAAGGTTCTAAGGCAGTAGAAAAATCTAATCTTTGCCCTCCCTGGGGAAAGACGCTTACTGAGAAAAGAATCAAGGAACTGGTTGTCTACATACGAAGCTTTTCTGCACAGGAAACAGAAAAGCCTGTAGTTGCTGCAAAAGAGGCTATCGTTGAAGAAAAAAAAGACGGTGTCTTCAAATCGTCGGTAAGATGGTTATTTATCGGTGTGATTACTCTGGCGTTGGCTGGAGGAGCTATTACTGAGTGGAAGAAACTCAGGAATGAATCGTCTCGGTGTTAG
- a CDS encoding universal stress protein, with protein MYKKILIGIDNSWHSNFCIDLGIDLAQKFGSLLVGCHVYDAALHQRRFRDMEKGLPPQYQDESVLQRQRDLHSSLINLGLKLISESYLDVFKNKCGEASVPHECLLLEGKNYYEIIKEVQGNQYDLVILGARGLASVDENVIGSVCERVVRRIKTDVLVVKNMRLEGKMVIAVDGSAQSFAGVKSAISFAKLFNLKLTAVSVFDPHYHRVAFESIANVLSKEAGQVFRFKEQETLHEEIIDKGLAKIYQGHLDRVNRMAADAGVKTDIVLMDGKPYDKILKYILHEKPTTVILGRTGVHNTNGLDLGSTTENLLRLASCNVLLTGGNKEARLDALVDCQEFSKVSGKEKEVARSAHDQSHMEDSFLRTVKGDQKASEKPLIRAQIPAWTQEAQTQTERIPSFVRDMVRKKIEEYAYEKGCREITTQIVNEARTAFMNDGSFH; from the coding sequence ATGTATAAAAAAATATTAATTGGAATTGATAACTCGTGGCACTCTAATTTTTGCATTGATCTTGGTATTGATCTTGCGCAAAAGTTTGGTTCACTATTGGTGGGATGTCATGTCTATGATGCCGCATTGCATCAGAGACGGTTTCGAGACATGGAAAAGGGGTTGCCGCCACAATATCAGGATGAAAGCGTACTCCAAAGGCAGCGTGACCTCCATAGTTCATTGATCAATCTCGGTCTTAAGTTGATTTCAGAATCTTATTTGGACGTGTTTAAAAATAAGTGCGGGGAAGCATCTGTACCTCACGAGTGCCTTCTGCTGGAAGGTAAAAACTATTATGAAATTATTAAAGAGGTGCAGGGGAATCAATATGATCTTGTGATTCTGGGGGCGCGTGGGTTGGCATCTGTGGATGAGAATGTAATAGGGAGTGTTTGTGAGCGTGTGGTCAGGCGCATCAAGACAGATGTCCTCGTGGTAAAAAATATGCGTTTAGAGGGAAAGATGGTAATAGCAGTAGATGGAAGCGCGCAATCTTTTGCCGGAGTCAAATCAGCTATTTCTTTCGCTAAATTGTTTAACTTAAAACTTACTGCGGTATCTGTATTTGATCCACATTATCATCGTGTTGCCTTTGAAAGCATCGCAAATGTACTTTCTAAGGAGGCAGGGCAGGTTTTCAGGTTTAAGGAACAAGAAACGCTTCATGAGGAGATTATTGATAAAGGCCTTGCAAAGATATATCAGGGACATTTGGATCGGGTAAATCGAATGGCAGCAGACGCCGGGGTGAAAACAGATATTGTTCTGATGGACGGCAAACCGTATGATAAAATATTAAAATACATACTGCACGAAAAACCCACAACGGTAATCTTGGGGCGCACGGGAGTGCATAACACCAATGGGTTAGATCTTGGCAGTACAACAGAAAATTTGTTGAGGCTGGCATCTTGCAATGTGTTGCTTACAGGGGGAAACAAGGAGGCAAGGCTTGATGCTTTGGTAGATTGTCAGGAATTTTCGAAGGTGTCCGGGAAAGAAAAAGAAGTAGCTAGGAGCGCACACGATCAATCGCATATGGAAGATAGTTTTTTGAGAACTGTCAAGGGTGACCAAAAGGCTTCTGAAAAACCGCTCATACGAGCGCAAATCCCCGCTTGGACGCAGGAAGCGCAAACGCAAACAGAGCGTATTCCTTCTTTTGTTAGAGATATGGTTAGAAAAAAAATTGAGGAGTATGCATATGAGAAGGGCTGTAGAGAAATAACCACACAGATAGTCAATGAAGCAAGGACCGCGTTTATGAATGATGGTTCGTTTCACTAA
- a CDS encoding c-type cytochrome — MRLRFMVSLQKVTFVMAMVGLSLLVIGKISSGQERKIDALYLELDKKYRIPEQWTVLPFELEDPYKRIKNGPPLVNIIHKAKVEWLSRWVANPRAVVPNAKMPNLGLEFEEIKAIIAYLGSIAEKEVPQVSWDAFLLKKEEELSEDEYDKMDKVYNNGKGVWGRARCTICHPIKGVGGNVGVGPDLGEITTKVNRNWLYDWLSNTKSHFPDTMMAQYRFNDADVRGIVEFILRDTQFIPEEKEEEEGEAKPAKPEVKVLTEKEFGSIRKDSALIEKGRDIVEKARCFVCHDIKGIPDLMPVVEKKREGTSGFERLLYEIRCLTCHRIQDKGGTYAPNLTIAGSKIKMKWEHEFLQTPDIIRPLSQQMPKFNLTGEEAKAATEYIEKNLITKEALPDIYKDGMPSAEVVAAGEKVFYEKGCNTCHSESIAKGGGVVGPNLATVGERLQPAYILYHLKNPQQVNPQGVEPNFGLSEDELKQLVGFLVDHVKKEGK, encoded by the coding sequence ATGAGGTTAAGGTTTATGGTTAGCTTGCAGAAAGTAACATTTGTAATGGCTATGGTGGGCTTATCTCTACTGGTGATTGGAAAGATTTCTTCCGGACAGGAGAGAAAAATAGATGCCCTTTATTTGGAATTGGATAAAAAGTATCGGATTCCAGAACAATGGACTGTACTCCCATTTGAGCTCGAAGATCCATATAAGAGAATCAAAAATGGGCCTCCTTTGGTTAATATTATCCATAAGGCAAAGGTAGAATGGCTTTCCCGATGGGTCGCTAATCCAAGAGCGGTAGTACCAAACGCGAAGATGCCTAATCTCGGCTTGGAATTTGAGGAGATCAAGGCTATTATTGCCTATCTTGGCAGTATTGCCGAAAAAGAAGTGCCACAGGTTTCATGGGACGCCTTCTTATTAAAGAAAGAGGAGGAGCTTTCTGAGGATGAGTATGATAAGATGGATAAGGTTTATAATAACGGGAAAGGCGTATGGGGGCGTGCCCGCTGTACAATTTGCCATCCGATAAAAGGGGTCGGCGGCAATGTGGGAGTTGGGCCAGATCTCGGCGAGATTACAACAAAAGTAAACAGGAATTGGTTATATGACTGGCTGAGCAACACGAAGAGTCATTTTCCTGATACGATGATGGCTCAGTACCGGTTTAATGACGCGGATGTGAGGGGAATTGTAGAGTTTATTTTACGGGATACGCAGTTCATACCCGAAGAGAAAGAAGAGGAAGAGGGGGAGGCTAAACCCGCAAAACCAGAAGTTAAGGTGTTAACAGAAAAAGAATTTGGCAGTATAAGAAAGGATAGCGCCCTTATTGAAAAAGGAAGGGATATCGTTGAAAAAGCAAGATGCTTTGTTTGCCACGATATAAAAGGAATTCCTGATTTAATGCCGGTAGTGGAGAAAAAACGTGAGGGAACATCTGGATTTGAAAGGCTTTTATACGAGATACGCTGTTTGACTTGTCATCGGATACAGGACAAAGGCGGTACCTACGCGCCCAATCTGACAATCGCAGGTAGTAAAATAAAAATGAAGTGGGAGCACGAGTTTTTACAGACGCCTGATATTATCCGTCCCCTTAGTCAGCAGATGCCAAAGTTTAATTTGACTGGGGAGGAAGCAAAGGCAGCCACTGAATATATTGAAAAAAATCTTATTACCAAAGAAGCTCTTCCGGATATCTATAAGGATGGGATGCCCTCTGCTGAAGTAGTTGCTGCCGGGGAAAAGGTGTTTTATGAAAAGGGTTGTAATACCTGTCATTCTGAAAGTATTGCAAAAGGTGGTGGTGTCGTTGGTCCTAACCTTGCAACTGTGGGGGAAAGGTTGCAACCAGCATATATTCTCTATCATTTGAAAAATCCGCAGCAAGTTAACCCGCAGGGTGTTGAGCCAAACTTTGGTTTGTCGGAAGATGAGTTGAAGCAACTGGTAGGTTTCTTGGTAGACCATGTGAAGAAAGAGGGTAAATAA